A genome region from Hevea brasiliensis isolate MT/VB/25A 57/8 chromosome 7, ASM3005281v1, whole genome shotgun sequence includes the following:
- the LOC131181461 gene encoding uncharacterized protein LOC131181461, with product MKIYFDASRPDHQEALRALWSATYPDRKLHGLISDQWKEMGWQGRDPSTDFRGAGFISLENLLFFAKTFSTSFQRLLKKQGGKRSAWEYPFAVAGVNITFMIMQMLDLDASKPRTFVRSVFLQMLSENEWAFDLLYCVAFVVMDKQWLERNATYMEFNDVLKSTRAQVERELLMDDVLRIEDMPSYALLS from the exons ATGAAGATTTATTTCGATGCTTCCAGGCCAGACCACCAG GAAGCTTTAAGAGCACTGTGGTCTGCCACATATCCTGATAGGAAGCTTCACGGTTTGATATCTGATCAATGGAAAGAAATGGGATGGCAAGGAAGAGATCCATCTACTGATTTCAG AGGAGCTGGATTCATTTCTTTGGAGAACCTGTTATTCTTTGCCAAAACATTTTCG ACATCATTTCAACGTTTACTAAAAAAGCAGGGAGGAAAGCGATCTGCTTGGGAGTATCCATTTGCTGTTGCTGGTGTAAATATCACTTTCATGATCATGCAAATGCTTGACCTTGATGCCT caaAACCTAGGACATTTGTCAGATCAGTTTTCTTACAAATGCTGTCAG AAAATGAATGGGCTTTTGACTTGCTCTATTGCGTGGCTTTTGTGGTCATGGACAAGCAATGGCTGGAAAGGAATGCAACATACATGGAGTTTAAT GATGTATTGAAATCCACAAGGGCTCAAGTGGAAAGAGAACTTCTAATGGATGATGTCCTACGGATAGAAGACATGCCTTCTTACGCCCTTCTCTCTTAA